The Helianthus annuus cultivar XRQ/B chromosome 16, HanXRQr2.0-SUNRISE, whole genome shotgun sequence genome includes a window with the following:
- the LOC110917855 gene encoding jasmonoyl--L-amino acid synthetase JAR6, translating to MENKFDSEKVIEEFESLTKDAKRVQIETLKKILQENYEAEYLKKWNLDGRFDPQTYTSCVPVVTHKDLEPYIQKIADGASYPVLTGKPITTITLSSGTTQGKPKFVPYNDELTENTMQIYRTSFAFRNRAFPIGNGKALSFIFGSKQFTTKGGLLAGTATTNVYRSAQFKKTMKAMQTPCCSPDEVIFAPDFHQSLYCHLLCGLIFHEEIQIISSTFAHSIVHSFRTFELVWEELCSDIRTGVLSARITVDSIRTAMAKVLKPNTELADKIYNKCLGLTDWNGLIPELFPNCKYIYAIMTGSMEPYLKKLRVYAGGVRLLSADYGSSEGWIGANVNPDLPPEMTSFAVLPNIGYFEFLPLTSIDELDSIEPKPIGLTDVQLGEEYEVVVTNFAGLYRYRLGDVVKVIGFHNSTPKLQFVCRRNLMLTINIDKNTEKDLQLSVEAAAKLLAAEKLEVLDFTSHVDLTTDPGHYVIFWEVSGDASDEILNECCNCLDKSFVDAGYVSSRKVNAIGPLELRVLRRGTFQKILDHYVGLGSALNQFKTPRCVGPTNPKVLQILCNNVVKSYVSSSFC from the exons ATGGAGAACAAATTCGATTCCGAAAAAGTGATTGAAGAATTTGAATCTTTAACCAAAGATGCAAAAAGGGTTCAAattgaaactttaaagaaaatCTTGCAAGAAAATTATGAAGCAGAATACTTGAAAAAATGGAATCTTGATGGCAGATTTGATCCCCAAACTTACACTTCTTGTGTTCCTGTTGTTACACACAAAGATCTTGAGCCTTATATTCAAAAGATTGCTGATGGTGCATCCTATCCTGTGCTTACTGGAAAACCAATAACCACCATTACATTAAG CTCTGGAACTACTCAAGGAAAGCCAAAGTTTGTACCTTACAATGACGAATTGACCGAAAACACAATGCAGATTTACCGGACTTCTTTCGCTTTCCGAAACAG GGCCTTTCCAATTGGAAATGGAAAAGCTTTGAGTTTCATATTTGGAAGCAAGCAATTCACAACCAAAGGTGGTTTACTCGCCGGAACCGCGACTACAAACGTATACCGTAGCGCACAGTTCAAGAAAACGATGAAGGCGATGCAAACCCCTTGTTGCAGCCCGGATGAAGTGATTTTCGCTCCGGATTTTCATCAATCTTTATATTGTCATTTACTTTGTGGACTTATTTTTCACGAAGAAATTCAGATCATATCGTCGACGTTCGCACATAGCATCGTCCATTCGTTTAGGACCTTCGAGCTAGTATGGGAAGAACTTTGTTCCGACATCCGAACTGGTGTTTTGTCGGCCAGAATCACGGTTGATTCGATAAGAACCGCCATGGCGAAGGTATTGAAACCGAACACCGAACTCGCTGACAAGATTTACAACAAGTGTTTAGGTTTAACCGATTGGAACGGATTGATCCCGGAACTGTTTCCCAATTGTAAGTACATTTATGCCATCATGACCGGGTCAATGGAGCCGTATTTGAAAAAACTACGGGTTTATGCTGGTGGAGTACGGTTGTTGAGTGCGGATTACGGGTCATCCGAAGGGTGGATCGGAGCTAATGTAAACCCCGATTTACCTCCTGAGATGACATCTTTCGCGGTTTTACCTAATATCGGGTATTTCGAATTCCTACCATTGACAAGCATCGATGAGTTAGATTCAATCGAGCCCAAACCAATCGGCTTAACCGATGTCCAACTTGGTGAAGAATACGAGGTTGTAGTCACCAACTTCGCGGGTTTGTATCGATACAGGCTAGGAGACGTGGTTAAGGTTATCGGGTTCCATAACTCGACCCCCAAACTCCAGTTTGTTTGTAGAAGAAACCTAATGCTCACCATAAACATCGATAAGAACACCGAAAAAGATTTACAATTATCGGTCGAAGCAGCTGCAAAACTTCTGGCAGCCGAAAAACTCGAAGTCCTTGACTTTACAAGCCATGTTGACCTGACCACCGATCCGGGCCACTATGTGATCTTTTGGGAAGTGAGTGGGGATGCAAGTGATGAGATTTTGAATGAATGTTGTAATTGTTTGGACAAGTCGTTTGTCGATGCGGGATATGTGAGCTCGAGAAAAGTCAACGCGATCGGGCCTCTTGAGCTCCGGGTTTTACGTAGGGGAACCTTTCAGAAGATTCTGGATCACTATGTCGGGTTAGGGTCCGCGTTGAACCAGTTCAAAACACCGCGTTGTGTGGGCCCGACTAACCCGAAAGTGTTGCAAATTCTTTGCAACAATGTTGTCAAGAGTTATGTTAGCAGTAGCTTTTGTTAA